A section of the Candidatus Thioglobus autotrophicus genome encodes:
- the soxZ gene encoding thiosulfate oxidation carrier complex protein SoxZ: MAKKIKARAKMKSGLIEVKYKITHPMETGRRKDKAGNIVAEEYINHITILKNGKEMLRLSPNSTVSANPYLFVKLNGAKGDEITLSWVSNTGEKNSSTTKVK, from the coding sequence ATGGCAAAAAAAATTAAAGCAAGAGCAAAAATGAAAAGCGGCCTTATTGAGGTTAAATATAAAATTACACACCCAATGGAAACTGGACGAAGAAAAGACAAGGCGGGAAATATTGTTGCTGAAGAATACATTAATCACATCACGATTTTAAAAAATGGTAAAGAGATGTTAAGACTATCTCCTAACTCTACAGTATCTGCAAATCCGTACTTATTTGTTAAATTAAATGGCGCTAAAGGTGATGAAATTACCTTGTCATGGGTGAGTAATACTGGTGAAAAAAATTCATCCACAACCAAAGTTAAATAA
- a CDS encoding NAD(P)/FAD-dependent oxidoreductase has product MSKQNRRSFLKTLGLGATAATAATYAPFAIGGSSKKVVVIGGGMGGAVAAKYIRMMDKSVEVTLIEANENYFTCFGSNEVLSGERTMDSIKFGYDGLKGHGVNVVIDKVIDIDASGRRVKTASGRSFNYDRCIVSPGVSFRYDKIDGYDESVANTKITHAWKAGPQTALLRDQIQSMRKGGTVIISAPPNPFRCPPGPYERTAQIAHYLKHNNPTAKILVLDDKEKFSKFGLFTAGWKKHYGYGTDNSMIEWVKGSAGGKIESVDVAGMTLSGEVDDYKGDVINIIPAQKAGHIAHVTGLTNDSGWCPIEGKTFESTIHKNIHVIGDSAIQSPLPKSGYAANSEGKVCAAAVVAMLNGDKIPDPSYVNTCYSVIAPGDGISVAMVYNYANGKINKVKGSGGLTPGKFDAKARAREQQNGYSWFDNITNDTFG; this is encoded by the coding sequence ATGAGTAAACAAAATAGAAGAAGTTTTTTAAAGACATTAGGTCTGGGTGCGACAGCTGCAACTGCAGCAACATATGCGCCATTTGCAATTGGCGGCTCTAGCAAGAAAGTGGTTGTGATTGGTGGTGGTATGGGTGGTGCAGTTGCCGCAAAATACATTCGTATGATGGATAAGTCTGTTGAAGTTACGTTAATTGAAGCAAACGAAAATTACTTTACCTGCTTTGGCAGTAATGAAGTATTAAGTGGTGAGCGCACCATGGATTCAATTAAGTTTGGCTATGACGGTCTTAAGGGTCATGGCGTTAACGTAGTAATTGACAAAGTTATTGATATTGATGCAAGCGGAAGACGCGTTAAGACAGCAAGCGGTCGTAGCTTTAATTATGATCGTTGTATCGTCTCTCCTGGTGTCTCTTTCAGATACGACAAAATTGATGGCTATGATGAAAGTGTGGCAAATACCAAGATTACACATGCTTGGAAAGCGGGTCCACAGACAGCTTTATTGCGTGATCAAATCCAATCAATGAGAAAGGGTGGAACAGTCATCATTTCTGCGCCACCTAATCCATTCCGTTGTCCTCCAGGGCCTTATGAGCGTACCGCACAAATTGCTCATTACTTGAAGCATAACAACCCTACAGCTAAAATTTTAGTTTTGGATGATAAGGAAAAATTCTCAAAGTTTGGATTATTTACTGCTGGCTGGAAAAAGCATTACGGCTATGGCACGGACAACTCTATGATTGAATGGGTGAAAGGCTCTGCTGGTGGTAAGATTGAATCAGTTGATGTTGCTGGTATGACATTATCGGGTGAAGTTGACGACTATAAAGGTGATGTAATTAATATTATCCCTGCTCAAAAAGCAGGGCATATTGCTCATGTTACTGGCTTAACTAATGATTCTGGCTGGTGCCCTATTGAAGGCAAAACTTTCGAATCAACCATTCACAAAAATATCCATGTGATTGGTGATTCAGCTATTCAGTCTCCACTACCTAAGTCTGGCTACGCAGCCAACTCAGAAGGCAAAGTGTGTGCAGCAGCAGTGGTTGCAATGCTAAATGGTGATAAAATTCCAGATCCTTCATACGTTAACACTTGTTACTCAGTTATTGCGCCAGGCGACGGCATTTCTGTTGCGATGGTTTATAACTATGCAAATGGAAAAATTAACAAGGTTAAAGGCTCTGGTGGTTTAACACCAGGCAAGTTTGATGCCAAAGCTCGTGCAAGAGAGCAGCAAAATGGCTATTCATGGTTTGATAATATCACCAATGATACATTTGGCTAA
- the napF gene encoding ferredoxin-type protein NapF, translating into MTRAQLLRGGWGSNKKSVVRPPWAKDEALFTDLCNRCGACIDACPEKIITTGSGKFPVIDFSKGGCSFCKKCVTSCQYDAFSKVDAPWNLTANIKDSCLSKIGVVCQSCSEVCEHGAIEFSLQMGGVPQIAMDTSHCNGCGECVSVCPKSAIQLN; encoded by the coding sequence ATGACCAGAGCCCAACTCCTGCGAGGGGGGTGGGGCTCAAATAAGAAATCTGTTGTTAGGCCGCCATGGGCTAAGGACGAGGCTTTGTTTACAGATTTGTGTAATCGGTGTGGTGCTTGTATAGACGCATGTCCTGAGAAGATTATCACAACAGGATCTGGAAAGTTTCCAGTGATTGATTTTAGTAAAGGTGGCTGTAGCTTTTGCAAAAAATGTGTGACATCTTGTCAGTATGACGCTTTTAGTAAGGTCGATGCACCTTGGAATTTGACGGCCAATATTAAAGACAGTTGTCTGTCTAAAATTGGCGTGGTTTGCCAGTCATGCTCTGAGGTGTGCGAGCACGGAGCTATTGAATTTAGCCTGCAAATGGGAGGTGTGCCACAAATCGCAATGGACACCAGCCATTGTAATGGTTGTGGTGAGTGTGTTTCAGTTTGCCCAAAGAGCGCCATACAATTAAATTAA
- the napA gene encoding nitrate reductase catalytic subunit NapA, whose protein sequence is MAITRREFIKNSAISATAATAGVTLPGIALSNYNESVDGIKWDKIPCRFCGTGCSVLVGTKNGKMVASQGDPDAPVNKGLNCVKGYFLSKIMYGKDRLTQPLLRKKNGKYDKNGDFTPVSWDEAFDIMEEKWKTALNVSKEENKGKPADKLTSRVGMFGSGQWTVWEGYAASKLFKAGFRSNNIDPNARHCMASAVGAFIRAFGSDEPMGCYDDFEHGDAFVLWGSNMAEMHPILWSRISDTRLTKKDSEVHVLSTYEHRSFELADNGMIMNPQSDLAILNYIANYIVENKAYNKDFLRKHVNFNKTPTDIGYGLRNEHPLQKNAKNPNKGKLTKISWEEYKESLKPYTLEKAVEISGVPAEKLERLAKLYADPDKKIVSLWTMGFNQHTRGVWVNGLMYNVHLLTGKISEPGNGPFSLTGQPSACGTAREVGTFAHRLPADYVIMKKSHRDFAEKIWKLPEGTIPGKKGLHAVAQSRALKDGKLNVYWVMCNNNMQAGPNINDEMLPGWRNPDNFVVVSDPYPTVSAQAADLILPTAMWAEKEGAYGNAERRTQFWRQQVQAPGKAKSDLWQLVEFSKRFTTDDAWTDELLAKNPEYKGKNLYDVLFANGQVDKFDKQDITDDRGNKYDNNEMDDFGYYIQKGLFEEYRRFQLEGPKKGHEQADFDVYHKARGLRWPVVNGKETLWRYREGYDPYVKSGEDVSFYGNKDGKANIITAPYEPPAEVPDEEFDLWMSTGRVLEHWHSGSMTRRVPELYRAVPDAVIYMHPDDAKSRGLRRGKNAKVVSSRGEIVAMIETKGRNKPPKGLVFVPWFDASRLVNKLILDATDPLSKETDYKKTPVKIVKV, encoded by the coding sequence ATGGCCATCACAAGAAGAGAGTTCATTAAAAATAGTGCAATTAGCGCAACAGCTGCAACAGCTGGCGTAACCTTGCCAGGTATTGCCTTATCAAATTACAACGAAAGTGTTGACGGTATTAAGTGGGATAAAATTCCCTGTCGTTTTTGTGGCACTGGTTGTTCCGTTTTAGTAGGTACTAAAAATGGCAAAATGGTGGCCTCACAGGGTGATCCAGATGCACCAGTAAATAAAGGTCTTAACTGTGTTAAGGGTTATTTCTTATCAAAAATTATGTATGGTAAGGATCGACTTACTCAGCCTCTTCTTCGTAAGAAAAATGGTAAATATGATAAAAATGGTGATTTCACTCCAGTATCTTGGGATGAAGCATTTGACATCATGGAAGAAAAATGGAAGACCGCCCTTAATGTATCTAAAGAAGAAAATAAAGGTAAGCCTGCTGACAAGCTAACCTCTCGTGTTGGTATGTTTGGCTCAGGACAGTGGACTGTTTGGGAGGGTTACGCAGCAAGTAAATTATTCAAAGCTGGCTTTAGATCAAATAATATCGATCCTAATGCTCGTCATTGTATGGCATCAGCAGTGGGCGCTTTTATTCGCGCCTTTGGTTCGGATGAGCCAATGGGTTGTTATGATGACTTCGAGCATGGCGATGCATTTGTGCTTTGGGGTTCGAATATGGCAGAGATGCATCCAATTTTATGGTCTCGTATTTCTGATACTCGCCTCACCAAGAAAGACTCAGAGGTTCATGTGTTGTCAACATACGAGCATCGTTCATTTGAGTTAGCAGATAATGGCATGATCATGAATCCGCAGTCAGATTTAGCGATTCTTAACTACATTGCAAATTACATTGTTGAAAATAAGGCTTATAACAAAGATTTTTTAAGAAAGCATGTTAATTTCAACAAAACTCCAACTGATATTGGTTATGGATTGAGAAATGAACACCCACTGCAAAAAAATGCTAAAAATCCTAATAAAGGCAAACTGACTAAAATTAGTTGGGAAGAGTACAAAGAATCACTTAAGCCTTATACTTTAGAAAAAGCAGTTGAGATTTCAGGTGTTCCAGCAGAAAAATTAGAGCGTTTGGCTAAGCTTTATGCTGATCCAGATAAAAAAATCGTATCACTATGGACAATGGGCTTTAACCAGCATACTCGTGGTGTTTGGGTAAATGGTCTAATGTACAACGTACACCTATTAACCGGTAAGATTTCTGAGCCTGGCAATGGTCCATTCTCACTAACTGGCCAACCTTCAGCTTGTGGTACTGCTCGTGAGGTAGGTACATTTGCTCACCGTCTACCTGCAGATTATGTCATCATGAAAAAATCACACCGTGATTTTGCTGAGAAAATTTGGAAGCTGCCAGAAGGCACAATTCCTGGTAAGAAAGGCTTGCACGCGGTTGCACAAAGTAGAGCGCTTAAAGATGGCAAGTTGAATGTTTACTGGGTAATGTGTAATAACAACATGCAAGCCGGCCCTAATATCAACGATGAAATGCTACCTGGTTGGAGAAATCCAGATAACTTTGTTGTAGTGTCAGACCCGTATCCAACAGTATCCGCACAAGCGGCTGATCTTATTTTGCCAACAGCAATGTGGGCAGAAAAAGAAGGTGCATACGGTAATGCTGAAAGACGCACACAATTCTGGCGCCAGCAAGTTCAGGCACCAGGTAAAGCAAAATCTGATTTATGGCAGTTGGTTGAATTCTCCAAGAGATTTACAACGGACGACGCTTGGACAGATGAGTTGCTAGCTAAAAACCCAGAATATAAAGGTAAAAATTTATACGATGTACTGTTTGCCAATGGTCAAGTTGATAAATTTGATAAGCAAGATATTACCGATGATCGTGGTAACAAATACGATAACAATGAAATGGATGATTTTGGCTACTACATTCAAAAAGGATTGTTTGAAGAGTATCGCAGGTTCCAGCTTGAAGGGCCTAAAAAAGGCCATGAGCAGGCAGACTTCGATGTGTATCACAAGGCTAGAGGTTTGCGCTGGCCAGTGGTCAACGGCAAAGAAACGCTATGGCGTTACCGTGAAGGCTATGATCCATATGTTAAATCTGGTGAAGATGTTAGTTTTTATGGGAATAAAGATGGCAAGGCCAATATTATTACCGCACCATACGAGCCACCTGCAGAAGTGCCAGATGAAGAATTTGACTTATGGATGTCAACCGGACGTGTACTTGAGCACTGGCATTCAGGCTCCATGACAAGACGTGTACCGGAGTTGTATCGCGCAGTGCCAGATGCGGTCATTTACATGCATCCAGATGATGCTAAATCACGTGGTTTAAGACGTGGTAAAAACGCTAAAGTTGTTTCTTCACGTGGTGAAATTGTTGCCATGATTGAAACCAAAGGCCGTAACAAGCCACCTAAGGGTTTGGTATTTGTACCGTGGTTCGATGCATCGCGCTTAGTTAATAAACTAATACTGGATGCGACTGATCCACTTTCTAAAGAAACGGACTACAAAAAGACGCCCGTTAAAATTGTTAAGGTATAG
- a CDS encoding nitrate reductase cytochrome c-type subunit, with translation MKTKILALTIASVFTLGSQANFFGSGHNWNNPFSTVIENIKEVAEEVKEVATDTVDSVKDATEVVVDTVTDVASSAADVVDVASLRGTHVLDDLSIAPDKIKWIKKNVEFERNYDDQPPLIPHKTDGMTINLKKNKCLSCHSDENYKEEDSPKMSSTHFFTRDETRLPEMSPRRYFCLQCHVPQAKLDPLVDSNFVNLDE, from the coding sequence ATGAAAACTAAAATATTAGCACTAACAATTGCATCAGTTTTTACACTAGGATCTCAGGCTAATTTCTTTGGCAGTGGCCATAACTGGAATAATCCATTTTCAACAGTCATTGAAAATATTAAAGAGGTGGCTGAAGAGGTTAAAGAGGTTGCAACTGATACGGTAGATTCGGTTAAAGATGCTACAGAGGTGGTGGTTGATACAGTCACTGATGTGGCTAGTTCAGCAGCCGATGTTGTTGACGTTGCTTCTCTTCGTGGTACTCATGTACTGGATGATTTGTCAATTGCACCAGATAAAATTAAGTGGATTAAGAAAAATGTTGAGTTTGAAAGAAATTATGATGATCAGCCGCCACTAATTCCACACAAAACGGATGGCATGACAATAAATCTTAAAAAGAATAAATGTTTGAGTTGCCATAGTGATGAGAATTATAAAGAAGAAGATTCACCAAAAATGTCAAGCACACACTTCTTTACTCGTGATGAAACACGCTTACCTGAAATGTCGCCAAGACGCTATTTTTGCCTACAGTGTCATGTTCCTCAGGCTAAGTTAGATCCTTTAGTTGACAGTAACTTTGTTAACTTAGATGAGTAG
- a CDS encoding c-type cytochrome, translated as MMKDTIIKSTLLVATLALGSYAQAAPSGQALGYTCAGCHGTNGASTGNAIPSIAGLSETYMVETMNAYKSGDKASTIMGRIAKGYSEEDIENMAGFFAEQEVHKNTNQSFDAAKANAGQALHEKYCDKCHTEGGTVADDDAGQLSGNAKLFMQYSLADFHDGSRDMEKKMAKKMKRMMKKDSDAFDKLVNYYTSGQ; from the coding sequence ATGATGAAAGATACAATCATTAAATCTACACTACTAGTTGCCACATTGGCGTTAGGTTCGTATGCCCAAGCTGCGCCATCTGGCCAAGCTTTAGGCTACACATGTGCAGGTTGTCATGGTACCAATGGTGCCAGTACAGGTAATGCTATTCCATCTATCGCAGGTTTATCTGAAACCTACATGGTAGAAACAATGAATGCATATAAGTCAGGTGATAAAGCTTCTACCATTATGGGTAGAATCGCTAAAGGTTATTCTGAAGAAGATATTGAAAATATGGCAGGTTTTTTTGCTGAGCAAGAGGTACACAAAAACACTAACCAATCTTTCGATGCAGCCAAAGCCAATGCAGGGCAGGCGTTACACGAGAAATATTGTGATAAGTGTCATACTGAAGGCGGTACTGTAGCAGATGATGATGCAGGTCAATTATCGGGTAATGCTAAGCTATTTATGCAATATTCATTGGCTGATTTCCATGATGGATCGCGCGACATGGAAAAGAAAATGGCTAAAAAAATGAAGAGAATGATGAAGAAAGATTCGGATGCATTCGATAAGCTTGTCAATTACTACACAAGTGGTCAATAG
- a CDS encoding Crp/Fnr family transcriptional regulator: MSCGGSDKNKVNCMECGIRKDSLFKDLDDEEIVLAESHIDLQRQCKPGEYVISEQHQAKSSYILASGCVILGTYLEDGSRQIFQLALPGDVIGFGVNKDNGYFAQAISDVKVCVMSNTSLDNLVKNHSAVAMRLIENLAKSNSSYQQYLLSLGRKDARQALAYLIMDVTERLKKQVPGCSLDKSEGCFFPLNQEAMADTLGITKVHVSRVISQFKKEGLIECSHKKLKVLNQEKLGEIGNYAASI, translated from the coding sequence ATGTCTTGTGGGGGTAGTGATAAAAATAAAGTAAACTGCATGGAATGTGGCATACGAAAGGACTCGCTGTTTAAAGATTTGGATGATGAAGAGATCGTGCTAGCAGAGTCACACATTGATTTACAAAGGCAGTGTAAGCCAGGTGAGTATGTTATCAGTGAGCAGCATCAGGCAAAATCAAGCTACATTCTTGCTTCAGGCTGTGTAATTTTAGGCACTTATTTGGAAGATGGCTCTCGGCAAATATTCCAATTGGCTTTGCCTGGCGATGTGATTGGCTTTGGTGTTAATAAAGACAATGGGTATTTTGCACAAGCCATTTCCGATGTAAAAGTATGTGTTATGAGTAACACCTCTTTGGACAATTTGGTGAAAAATCATAGTGCTGTTGCTATGCGCTTGATTGAAAACCTTGCTAAAAGTAACTCCTCTTATCAGCAATATTTATTAAGCCTAGGTCGTAAAGACGCCAGACAAGCGCTAGCCTATCTAATAATGGATGTTACAGAGCGACTTAAGAAGCAAGTCCCTGGGTGTTCACTTGACAAGTCAGAAGGTTGTTTTTTTCCACTAAACCAAGAGGCGATGGCTGATACTTTAGGGATTACAAAGGTGCATGTTTCTCGTGTGATATCTCAATTCAAAAAAGAAGGCTTGATTGAGTGTAGTCATAAAAAACTAAAAGTGTTAAATCAAGAAAAACTTGGTGAAATAGGTAACTACGCCGCTAGTATTTAA
- a CDS encoding c-type cytochrome: protein MNNKTSLKITALFLTLTFQVQASDPVNGQIIAAKSCDRCHGEFGISDDTDTPHLASQSVNYIVKQLKDYKSKARKDKNMYKRAKKLNNKQMLDVGAWYESQLLPEQNPTLREAIKTPALINKGDTNRGIPPCDLCHGKDGKTSIGSTPVLAGQQFGYLLSTMEYFADGSRNNDPGGAVQSIIRKLSDVEIQALAKYYSHLGGTEVEE, encoded by the coding sequence ATGAATAACAAAACCTCACTAAAAATAACTGCATTATTTTTAACACTCACATTCCAAGTGCAGGCATCTGATCCTGTTAATGGGCAAATTATTGCCGCTAAGTCATGCGATCGATGCCATGGGGAGTTTGGCATTAGTGATGATACTGATACGCCTCATTTGGCATCACAAAGTGTTAACTATATCGTTAAGCAGTTAAAAGATTACAAGAGCAAGGCTCGCAAAGATAAGAATATGTACAAGCGTGCTAAAAAGTTAAACAATAAGCAAATGCTCGATGTTGGCGCTTGGTATGAATCTCAATTGTTACCTGAACAAAATCCTACTCTAAGGGAGGCAATTAAAACACCTGCACTAATAAATAAAGGTGACACCAATCGCGGTATTCCGCCGTGTGATTTGTGTCATGGAAAAGATGGAAAAACTTCAATTGGATCAACGCCAGTGTTGGCAGGTCAGCAGTTTGGTTATTTACTTTCTACTATGGAGTATTTTGCAGACGGGTCTCGAAACAATGATCCAGGCGGCGCTGTGCAAAGCATTATTAGGAAGTTATCAGATGTTGAGATACAAGCGTTGGCAAAATATTATTCACATTTAGGTGGAACCGAGGTTGAGGAGTAA
- a CDS encoding thiosulfate oxidation carrier protein SoxY, translated as MNRRAAIKMLMGGAVALSGILPLSAIANFMGNLKADDAISKITGGKHTASADLKLKTPKLAENGSQVPVTVDATALTGVKSVFLIVHENLKPVAMRVDFESADVAAFASFRVKMGKPTKVTAIAHTANGFVTANGITKVTKGGC; from the coding sequence ATGAATAGAAGAGCTGCTATAAAAATGTTAATGGGTGGTGCAGTTGCGCTATCTGGAATATTGCCGTTAAGTGCAATTGCCAACTTCATGGGTAATTTAAAAGCCGATGATGCAATCAGTAAAATTACCGGTGGAAAGCACACAGCCTCAGCTGATTTAAAGCTTAAAACCCCAAAGTTGGCTGAGAATGGATCACAAGTCCCAGTAACAGTTGATGCAACTGCATTAACAGGTGTTAAAAGTGTTTTTTTGATTGTTCATGAAAATCTTAAGCCGGTGGCTATGCGTGTAGATTTTGAATCTGCAGATGTTGCTGCTTTTGCCAGTTTCAGAGTGAAGATGGGCAAGCCTACTAAAGTTACGGCCATTGCGCATACTGCAAACGGCTTTGTAACGGCTAATGGCATTACTAAAGTTACCAAAGGTGGCTGTTAA